The sequence below is a genomic window from Deinococcus roseus.
CGTAACTGCTCAGCAGGTGAGATTGACTTTTCAAAACTGGTAAAGTAGGGGCACTGTGGAAGAACCGTGTCCCAACTGCTTGATTCTCCAAGGCCAAGTGCAGGCTCTTGAGCAACGGGTTCAAGCTTTGGAGCTTCGCCTCCAAAGGGATAGTCGAACTTCCAGCCAGCCTCCCAGCAAAGACGCCCCCTGGAAACCTCAGAGTGAACGTCAAAAAAGTGACACACCGTCTGGCGGCCAAAAAGGCCACCAGGGCAAAACCCTCAAAATGAGCAGCAATGTAGATCAGGTCATTCGCCTGTCCCTAACTGGACATTGTGGTTGTGGTCACGCCTGGGACACCGTAAAAGCAGAATCTTACCGTGCCAGGCAGGTCCACGACTTGCCCGAGGTTCGCCTACTGGTCACGGAATATCAGGCCGAAGTGAAAGTCTGTCCTCATTGCCAGGGTCAGCAGCAGGCTGACTTTCCCGAAGATGTACCAGGACAGGTTCAATATGGGCCTAGATTTCACGCTCTGGCACTCAACCTGACTGTAGGACATTTTCTACCCTTAAAACGCACCTGTGATGTCCTGGAAGACCTTTGTGGAAGGAGAATCAGTGAAGGCACTTTGGTTCTGGGACAAAAGGTTGCCTCCCATAACCTCGCTAACTTTGAAGAACATCTGAAAGAGGCTTTACTGGGGGAGAAAGTGCTGCATGCCGATGAAACAGGTAGCAAAGTTTCTGGAAAACTCAACTGGATCCATGTTGTGTCTAGCAAAATGCTGACCT
It includes:
- the tnpC gene encoding IS66 family transposase, coding for MILQGQVQALEQRVQALELRLQRDSRTSSQPPSKDAPWKPQSERQKSDTPSGGQKGHQGKTLKMSSNVDQVIRLSLTGHCGCGHAWDTVKAESYRARQVHDLPEVRLLVTEYQAEVKVCPHCQGQQQADFPEDVPGQVQYGPRFHALALNLTVGHFLPLKRTCDVLEDLCGRRISEGTLVLGQKVASHNLANFEEHLKEALLGEKVLHADETGSKVSGKLNWIHVVSSKMLTFFAHHPNRGMEAVQDMDVLPKFTDVLMHDAWQTYFGLPARHALCNAHLLRELRAIFEHQGQEWAGKLREALQDIYHQRKTGSLSTVQKTLFRAQFTDLVEQGLSLNPGNPGTPGQKGRVKQSIARNLALRLREHQSAVLRFLEDDPLPFDNNQAERDIRMVVVKRKISGGFRSTEGGRVFCRIRSYISTLRKQELNVFEGLTSIFRGDPVLPRFSW